In the Hordeum vulgare subsp. vulgare chromosome 7H, MorexV3_pseudomolecules_assembly, whole genome shotgun sequence genome, one interval contains:
- the LOC123409930 gene encoding enolase 1, with product MASTTTIQSVKARQIFDSRGNPTVEVDIGLSDGSFARGAVPSGASTGIYEALELRDGGSDYLGKGVLKAVNNVNAIIGPALIGKDPTEQADIDNFMVQELDGTSNEWGWCKQKLGANAILAVSLAVCKAGAMVNKIPLYQHIANLAGNKTLVLPVPAFNVINGGSHAGNKLAMQEFMILPTGAASFKEAMKMGVEVYHHLKSIIKKKYGQDATNVGDEGGFAPNIQENKEGLELLKAAIAKAGYTGKVVIGMDVAASKFYSEKDQTYDLNFKEDNNDGSHKISGDSLKDLYKSFVSEYPIVSIEDPFDQDDWATYAKMTGEVGQQVQIVGDDLLVTNPTRVAKAIGEKTCNALLLKVNQIGSVTESIEAVSMSKRAGWGVMASHRSGETEDTFIADLSVGLATGQIKTGAPCRSERLAKYNQLLRIEEELGDAAVYAGANFRAPVEPY from the exons ATGGCGTCGACGACGACGATCCAGTCGGTGAAGGCGCGGCAGATCTTCGACAGCCGCGGCAACCCCACCGTCGAG GTGGATATCGGGCTCAGCGACGGGAGCTTCGCCAGGGGCGCCGTGCCCAGCGGCGCCTCCACCG GAATCTACGAGGCCCTGGAGCTGAGGGATGGAGGCTCCGATTACCTCGGCAAAGGAGTTCTCAAG GCTGTGAACAACGTAAACGCCATCATCGGACCGGCGCTCATCGGAAAGGATCCGACGGAGCAGGCCGACATCGACAACTTCATGGTCCAAGAACTCGACGGGACCTCCAACGAGTGGGGCTGGTGCAAGCAGAAG CTCGGGGCAAACGCGATCCTCGCGGTGTCGCTTGCAGTGTGCAAGGCCGGTGCCATGGTCAACAAGATCCCTCTTTACCAG CACATCGCAAACCTTGCTGGGAACAAGACCCTCGTGCTGCCCGTGCCTGCTTTCAATGTGATCAACGGAGGTTCTCACGCCGGGAACAAGCTTGCCATGCAG GAGTTCATGATCCTCCCAACCGGCGCCGCCTCGTTCAAGGAGGCCATGAAGATGGGAGTTGAGGTGTACCACCACCTCAAG AGCATAATCAAGAAGAAGTATGGTCAAGACGCCACAAACGTTGGGGATGAAGGCGGCTTTGCACCTAACATTCAG GAAAACAAGGAGGGCCTTGAACTGCTGAAGGCAGCTATAGCCAAGGCTGGCTACACTGGAAAG GTGGTTATTGGAATGGATGTTGCTGCTTCTAAATTCTACAGTGAGAAGGATCAGACCTATGACCTTAACTTCAAGGAGGAC AACAATGACGGTTCGCACAAAATCTCGGGCGACAGCCTGAAAGATCTGTACAAGTCCTTCGTCTCCGAGTACCCTATCGTGTCAATCGAGGACCCGTTCGACCAGGACGACTGGGCCACCTATGCCAAGATGACCGGTGAGGTTGGGCAGCAGGTGCAGATTGTCGGAGATGACCTTCTTGTCACTAACCCCACG AGGGTTGCCAAGGCGATCGGTGAGAAGACCTGCAATGCCCTTCTTCTCAAG GTGAATCAGATAGGCTCGGTGACGGAGAGCATCGAAGCCGTCAGTATGTCCAAGCGCGCCGGGTGGGGAGTGATGGCGAGCCACAGGAG CGGCGAGACGGAGGACACCTTCATTGCCGACCTCTCGGTCGGCCTGGCCACG GGCCAGATCAAGACTGGAGCTCCCTGCAGGTCCGAGCGTCTGGCCAAATACAACCAG CTGCTGAGGATCGAAGAGGAGCTCGGCGATGCCGCGGTGTACGCCGGAGCAAACTTCAGGGCGCCGGTGGAGCCCTACTGA